The Gimibacter soli genome includes a region encoding these proteins:
- a CDS encoding gluconate 2-dehydrogenase subunit 3 family protein, whose product MSPYVSKIDRRTALKWLSAAAVTLAVAPTMARAATYVKTPKGYGTDPDMLNPTSPWDRIMTDRQLQLTAVLTDIILPAEGEHPAPSAIGVPDFVNEWVSSPYEQTKSDQKVILEGLDWIDAEAKGRGAKGFVEADSGVQMAIVTAIAKPDASAAHAFFKRFRHLTLGGYYSTPEGFADIGYIGNVPMESYPGPDATMKAMLEERMKAIGI is encoded by the coding sequence ATGTCACCCTATGTTTCGAAAATCGACCGCCGCACGGCGCTGAAATGGCTTTCGGCGGCAGCTGTCACGCTTGCCGTCGCCCCCACCATGGCGCGCGCCGCAACCTATGTGAAAACGCCGAAGGGCTATGGCACCGACCCGGACATGCTGAACCCCACATCGCCGTGGGACAGGATCATGACCGACCGGCAACTGCAGCTGACGGCGGTGCTGACCGATATTATCCTGCCGGCTGAAGGCGAGCATCCGGCACCGAGCGCCATCGGCGTGCCGGACTTTGTGAATGAGTGGGTCTCAAGCCCCTATGAGCAGACCAAATCCGACCAGAAGGTAATTTTGGAAGGCCTTGATTGGATCGACGCAGAAGCGAAAGGCCGTGGCGCCAAGGGCTTTGTGGAAGCGGATTCGGGTGTGCAGATGGCCATCGTCACCGCCATCGCGAAGCCGGATGCGAGTGCGGCCCACGCCTTCTTCAAACGGTTCCGCCATCTCACCCTTGGCGGATACTATTCCACCCCCGAAGGCTTTGCCGACATCGGCTATATCGGCAACGTGCCGATGGAAAGCTATCCGGGGCCGGACGCGACAATGAAAGCCATGCTCGAAGAGCGCATGAAAGCGATAGGAATCTGA
- a CDS encoding 3-keto-disaccharide hydrolase, giving the protein MKKLFLALALISAPAMADDWQTLDASQWRAYKGESIPAGWHAEGDTLSMVKSPAGDIVSKETYGSFELTFEWKISAGGNSGVFFHVQESPDLSQTYFSGPEYQVLDNKGRSEPPIEQAGGLYILYAPEADYTKPVGEFNEGRILVDGSKVEHWLNGHKVAAYDMASDDFKARVAASKFAKWPAFAASPSGHIALQDHGDPVTYRNIRIRRLSAE; this is encoded by the coding sequence ATGAAGAAACTGTTTCTGGCCCTCGCGCTGATCAGCGCACCCGCCATGGCCGATGACTGGCAAACGCTGGATGCCAGCCAGTGGCGTGCCTACAAGGGCGAATCCATTCCAGCCGGCTGGCACGCTGAAGGCGACACGCTTTCGATGGTGAAATCACCGGCGGGCGATATCGTCTCGAAAGAGACCTATGGCAGCTTCGAGCTGACGTTCGAATGGAAGATTTCAGCCGGTGGAAACAGTGGCGTCTTCTTCCATGTGCAAGAGTCGCCCGATCTTTCCCAGACCTATTTCTCCGGCCCCGAATATCAGGTGCTGGATAACAAGGGCCGCAGCGAGCCGCCGATCGAGCAGGCTGGCGGGCTTTATATTCTGTATGCGCCCGAGGCCGACTATACGAAGCCGGTTGGCGAGTTCAACGAGGGGCGTATTCTGGTTGACGGCAGCAAGGTGGAACACTGGCTGAACGGCCACAAGGTCGCCGCCTACGATATGGCATCTGACGATTTCAAGGCGCGGGTGGCCGCCAGCAAGTTTGCCAAATGGCCGGCCTTCGCCGCTTCGCCTTCGGGGCATATCGCCCTGCAGGATCACGGCGACCCGGTCACCTACCGCAATATCCGTATCCGCCGCCTGTCGGCTGAATAA
- a CDS encoding nucleoside permease, producing the protein MDTKRYAQLSAMMFLQFFVWGAWFVTLGTYLAGLGFSGAEIGTAYLTNNIGAIISPFFIGLVADRYFNAEKVMAALHLLGGAVLFYVSDLATTSAIIIGLLVYNACYMPTLALVNSVAFNQMAEPDAEFPRVRVWGTLGWIVAGLAITYGLTSTGSNVEATDLPMKMAAAASILLGLMSLTLPATPPGKAGQKASLGEILGLDALALLKDRSFAIFAASSLLISIPLAFYYAFTNLYLNELGIEGVAAKMSLGQVSEVGFMVLMPFFFRRLGVKWMLFAGMLAWVVRYGFFATAATDATVGLLLAGILLHGVCYDFFFVTGQIYVDRKADKKIRASAQGFITLITYGVGLAIGSSIAGQVVDHFTVDGAREWAAIWWVPAGFAAIVLALFTLLFREEKDTAGA; encoded by the coding sequence ATGGACACCAAACGCTACGCGCAGCTGAGCGCGATGATGTTCCTGCAGTTTTTCGTGTGGGGGGCGTGGTTTGTCACGCTTGGCACCTATCTCGCCGGGCTCGGCTTTTCGGGCGCCGAGATCGGCACCGCGTATCTGACGAACAATATCGGCGCGATCATCTCGCCCTTCTTCATCGGTCTGGTGGCTGACCGCTATTTCAACGCCGAAAAGGTGATGGCAGCACTGCACCTTTTGGGTGGTGCCGTACTTTTCTATGTGTCGGACCTCGCGACCACGAGCGCAATCATCATCGGGCTGCTGGTCTATAATGCCTGCTATATGCCGACACTTGCCCTCGTCAATTCCGTCGCCTTCAACCAGATGGCGGAGCCGGACGCCGAGTTTCCTCGCGTGCGGGTTTGGGGCACGCTCGGCTGGATCGTGGCGGGGCTTGCCATCACCTACGGGCTGACGAGCACCGGCAGCAATGTGGAAGCGACGGACCTGCCGATGAAGATGGCGGCTGCGGCCTCCATCCTGCTCGGCCTCATGAGCCTGACACTGCCCGCAACCCCGCCGGGCAAGGCGGGCCAGAAGGCAAGCCTTGGCGAAATCCTTGGCCTTGATGCGCTGGCGCTGTTGAAAGACCGCTCGTTTGCGATCTTTGCGGCATCGTCGCTGCTCATCTCCATTCCGCTCGCCTTCTATTATGCCTTCACGAACCTTTATCTGAACGAGCTGGGGATCGAGGGCGTGGCCGCCAAGATGAGCCTAGGTCAGGTGTCGGAGGTCGGCTTCATGGTGCTGATGCCCTTCTTCTTCCGCCGCCTTGGCGTGAAATGGATGCTGTTTGCGGGCATGCTGGCCTGGGTGGTGCGCTATGGCTTCTTTGCCACCGCGGCGACCGACGCCACCGTTGGGCTTCTGCTTGCTGGTATCCTGCTGCACGGGGTCTGCTACGACTTCTTCTTCGTCACCGGGCAGATTTATGTGGACCGCAAGGCGGACAAGAAAATCCGGGCAAGCGCACAGGGCTTCATCACGCTTATCACATACGGCGTGGGCCTTGCCATCGGCTCGAGCATTGCCGGGCAGGTTGTGGACCATTTCACGGTGGACGGTGCGCGCGAATGGGCGGCCATCTGGTGGGTGCCCGCGGGCTTCGCCGCCATCGTGCTGGCGCTTTTCACCCTTCTTTTCCGCGAAGAGAAAGACACGGCCGGGGCATAG
- a CDS encoding MFS transporter encodes MSLDGDKGAGSAAVGGALPKHHEATKKEKLVIAASSLGTMFEWYDFYLYGLLATYISSHFFSGVNETTAFILALAAFAAGFAVRPFGSLVFGRIGDLVGRKYTFLVTMGLMGLSTFAVGLLPNYDQIGVAAPIILVGLRLLQGLAVGGEYGGAATYVAEHAPNNRRGLYTSFIQTTATLGLITALMLVIGLRTVLGEEAFGDWGWRVPFLVSILLLAISLWIRMKLDESPVFKKMKAEGSTSKAPISEAFGKWKNLKFGLIALFGAVAGQAVIGYTGQFYTLFYLEKVMKVDPATANIMIATALAIGTPFFVIFAWLSDRIGRKPIIVTSCLVAALAFFPMFKALTYAGNPALAAAVANSPVMVLAHAEECSLQFDPVGSNKFDATSCDIAKTYLAKGGINYGNVDAPAGTIAMVRVGEREIAAPDPVGMTDAGKAAAIAAFGAEMKAALDAAGYPEKADPEGINKPLVILILVGLVILVTAPYAPLAALLVEMFPARIRYTAMSLPYHIGNGWFGGFLPSAAFAMVAATGDIYYGLWYPVAIAAMTFVVGALFLPETFRRNIDD; translated from the coding sequence ATGTCGCTTGACGGGGACAAGGGTGCCGGCTCGGCTGCGGTCGGGGGAGCGCTGCCCAAGCATCACGAAGCCACGAAGAAAGAGAAGCTGGTTATCGCTGCCTCTTCGCTCGGCACCATGTTCGAATGGTACGATTTTTATCTCTACGGGCTTTTGGCGACCTATATCTCCAGCCATTTCTTTTCCGGTGTGAATGAAACCACGGCCTTCATTCTGGCGCTCGCAGCTTTTGCAGCGGGTTTTGCGGTTCGCCCGTTCGGCTCGCTCGTCTTCGGCCGGATCGGTGATCTGGTCGGGCGGAAATATACCTTCCTTGTCACCATGGGGCTGATGGGCCTTTCGACCTTCGCAGTCGGCCTGTTGCCGAATTACGATCAGATCGGCGTTGCCGCCCCCATCATCCTTGTCGGCCTGCGCCTGTTGCAGGGGCTGGCGGTTGGCGGCGAATATGGGGGGGCTGCGACCTATGTGGCCGAGCACGCCCCGAACAACCGGCGCGGCCTTTACACCAGCTTCATCCAGACAACCGCCACGCTTGGCCTTATCACTGCGCTGATGCTGGTGATCGGCCTGCGCACCGTGTTGGGTGAGGAAGCCTTTGGCGACTGGGGCTGGCGGGTGCCTTTCCTTGTGTCGATCCTCCTTCTCGCCATTTCGCTGTGGATCCGCATGAAGCTTGATGAAAGCCCGGTCTTCAAGAAGATGAAGGCGGAAGGATCGACCTCGAAGGCGCCGATCAGCGAAGCCTTCGGCAAATGGAAGAATCTGAAGTTCGGCCTGATTGCGCTTTTCGGTGCAGTCGCGGGGCAGGCGGTGATCGGCTACACAGGTCAGTTCTACACGCTTTTCTATCTGGAAAAGGTGATGAAGGTGGACCCGGCAACCGCCAATATCATGATCGCGACGGCCCTTGCCATCGGCACGCCTTTCTTCGTGATCTTCGCCTGGCTCAGTGACCGGATCGGTCGCAAGCCGATCATCGTGACCTCGTGTCTGGTGGCGGCCCTTGCCTTCTTCCCGATGTTCAAGGCGCTGACCTATGCGGGAAACCCGGCGCTTGCGGCGGCGGTGGCAAATTCGCCCGTCATGGTGCTGGCGCATGCCGAGGAATGCTCGCTGCAGTTCGACCCCGTCGGCAGCAACAAGTTCGACGCCACCAGCTGCGATATTGCCAAAACTTACCTCGCCAAGGGCGGCATCAACTATGGCAACGTGGACGCCCCCGCCGGCACGATTGCAATGGTGCGGGTGGGCGAGCGTGAAATCGCGGCACCTGACCCCGTCGGTATGACAGACGCTGGAAAGGCCGCTGCCATCGCTGCATTCGGCGCCGAGATGAAAGCGGCCCTTGATGCGGCGGGCTACCCCGAGAAGGCTGACCCCGAAGGCATCAATAAGCCGCTGGTGATCCTGATCCTTGTGGGGCTCGTGATCCTTGTGACAGCACCCTATGCGCCGCTCGCGGCATTGCTTGTCGAAATGTTCCCGGCGCGGATCCGCTATACCGCCATGTCGCTGCCTTATCATATCGGCAACGGATGGTTCGGTGGCTTCCTGCCGTCTGCCGCCTTCGCGATGGTCGCGGCAACGGGGGATATCTATTACGGCCTGTGGTATCCGGTGGCGATTGCGGCCATGACCTTCGTGGTTGGTGCGCTGTTCCTGCCTGAAACCTTCCGTCGGAATATCGACGACTAG
- a CDS encoding carboxylesterase/lipase family protein, whose product MKLKPLLIMMTAFCGWTAASASAARPEVTVAEGRLAGVTEAALHIFKGIPYALPPVGERRWKIPEPPASWQGVRDAGAFGPACVQPPMPQASVYFDPPAAMDEDCLTLNVWAPEKAEKAPVIVWIHGGALQRGHTSSPLYDGANLARKGVVFVSLNYRLGVLGWMAHPDLSAESQDGISGNYGLTDQIRALEWVRDNIVAFGGDPANVTVMGESAGALSVTYLLSSPKARGLFHKAIVESANIRAVPNLKEAAHGMPSGEAIGVAVMKGVGAESLSALRELDATAITLASMKARFVPQGTAGGHGLPAQVVDIFDEGAQARVPLLIGFNSGEIRSQRIFVPKAPETAADYEAEIRARYGDLADAFLKGYPADDIANSMLATVRDAVYGWASEHLAHKQSAAGQPAYLYLFDHCDAVAAARDLCAFHASELPFVFGQAGAGGTVPPNWPRPEGSEDEALSAAMMEYWVTFAKTGVPSSPGHDAWRPYGDDEAFMRFDGVPVAGRNPVPGMFEMQEELVSRRRAAGQQWFINVGVIAEKVPEKHP is encoded by the coding sequence ATGAAACTGAAGCCACTGCTTATCATGATGACCGCTTTTTGCGGCTGGACCGCGGCGTCGGCCAGCGCCGCGCGGCCCGAAGTGACGGTGGCTGAAGGCCGGCTGGCCGGCGTGACCGAGGCCGCGCTTCATATCTTCAAGGGCATTCCCTATGCACTGCCCCCGGTTGGCGAGCGTCGCTGGAAAATCCCGGAGCCGCCTGCAAGCTGGCAAGGTGTGCGGGATGCTGGCGCCTTTGGCCCGGCCTGCGTCCAACCGCCGATGCCGCAGGCAAGCGTCTATTTCGATCCGCCTGCAGCCATGGATGAAGACTGCCTCACCCTCAATGTCTGGGCGCCGGAAAAAGCGGAAAAGGCCCCGGTGATTGTGTGGATACATGGCGGCGCGCTGCAGCGGGGGCATACCTCGAGCCCGCTTTATGATGGTGCGAACCTCGCGCGCAAGGGTGTGGTTTTCGTGTCGCTGAATTACCGCCTTGGTGTGCTTGGCTGGATGGCGCATCCGGATCTCAGCGCTGAATCCCAAGACGGTATTTCCGGCAATTACGGCCTGACGGACCAGATCAGGGCGCTTGAATGGGTGCGCGACAATATCGTGGCCTTCGGTGGCGATCCGGCCAATGTAACGGTGATGGGTGAATCCGCTGGCGCACTCAGCGTTACCTATCTTCTCTCCAGCCCCAAGGCGCGGGGCCTGTTCCACAAGGCGATTGTCGAAAGCGCCAATATCCGCGCCGTTCCCAATCTGAAGGAAGCTGCCCATGGCATGCCTTCGGGGGAAGCAATCGGTGTTGCCGTGATGAAGGGGGTAGGTGCGGAGAGCCTGAGTGCGCTTCGGGAATTGGATGCGACGGCCATTACGCTCGCCTCGATGAAGGCGCGGTTCGTGCCGCAAGGCACGGCAGGCGGTCATGGCCTGCCGGCGCAGGTGGTGGATATATTCGATGAAGGCGCGCAGGCAAGGGTACCGCTGCTGATCGGGTTCAACAGCGGCGAAATCCGCTCGCAGCGCATCTTTGTGCCGAAGGCGCCTGAAACCGCAGCTGATTATGAGGCCGAAATCCGGGCACGCTACGGCGACCTCGCCGACGCTTTCCTGAAGGGTTATCCGGCGGATGACATTGCAAACAGCATGCTCGCCACCGTGCGGGATGCGGTTTACGGCTGGGCGAGCGAGCATCTTGCCCATAAGCAATCGGCAGCCGGGCAACCGGCTTATCTCTATCTCTTCGATCATTGCGACGCGGTCGCTGCTGCACGTGATCTGTGCGCCTTCCATGCCAGCGAACTGCCGTTTGTTTTCGGGCAAGCGGGGGCGGGTGGCACCGTCCCACCCAACTGGCCAAGGCCTGAGGGCAGCGAGGACGAAGCCTTGTCTGCCGCCATGATGGAGTATTGGGTGACCTTCGCGAAAACCGGTGTGCCATCAAGCCCCGGCCATGATGCCTGGAGGCCTTACGGCGACGACGAGGCTTTCATGCGCTTCGACGGCGTGCCGGTGGCGGGCCGCAACCCTGTGCCCGGCATGTTTGAAATGCAGGAAGAACTGGTCTCCCGCCGCCGCGCTGCTGGCCAACAATGGTTTATCAATGTGGGGGTTATTGCCGAGAAAGTCCCTGAAAAACACCCCTAA
- a CDS encoding TonB-dependent receptor, with translation MKKILFAVTCAAAVTAGSTYAYAQAAGQSGAAETAKDDPLFDEIIVTATRRNEKLQDVPLSITAFSQEKLTEKGIVGYEGLAHETPGVVMNRPTQNFNNFTARGLATNGYNANLQSTVAIYIDELPISANGNSTILDPNLYDVERVEFLRGPQGTLFGSGSLAGAVRILNKNPDLDEFEASALVDYGLTGSDSLRQRYNGMVNVPIVDNELALRVVAFRRDEDGYVDNVLTGVEDANAHKSWGGRAILLWEPTEKLSLRLMASHEDSKPEDSSLVNPALGRNKRNSERPDLFNANLDNYNATLDYQFDGATLTSSSTYSEFDQTFFVDLANTFGFTIPFRLDASAYDKIFVQETRIVSDPGEKIDWVIGGFYYYKRRDVDYEYRASEEFLAARGLTGLDGDTYQSFGAHTKSNELAAFGELTYHISDDLWLTGGLRYGSTDVQSFTEEGGYNSNYLAAALGGLTGPLTITPVVAAEGDKAKASKLSYKASLSYRMSQEVTTYATISTGFRSPIVNARAGLSSVVDPNDIIIPYGASSDKLTNYEVGLKGRWLNGALTANLAAYVIDWKNIQVQANRVSDSVQFATNIGAARSKGIEFEIAASPAEGLDINLNGSFNDSKVVSLTPEEAAISGAVEGAQLASPHFQGSATVKYSFDVSDDMQGFAAGTISHVGSFPGLFQNVPGRPNQQSPTYGFTEAFENVNVQVGVSKDSWMLIAYAENLFDNSDITYVHPENFLASRFGTLRPRTVGLRFSYTY, from the coding sequence ATGAAAAAGATTCTGTTTGCCGTCACTTGCGCTGCTGCCGTGACGGCCGGTTCGACGTATGCCTATGCGCAAGCGGCCGGACAATCGGGCGCCGCTGAAACCGCCAAAGACGATCCGCTGTTTGACGAAATCATCGTGACCGCCACCCGGCGGAACGAAAAGCTGCAAGACGTGCCGCTCAGCATCACGGCCTTCTCGCAAGAGAAGCTGACCGAGAAGGGCATTGTCGGTTACGAGGGGCTGGCGCACGAAACGCCCGGCGTGGTGATGAACCGCCCGACCCAGAACTTCAACAACTTCACGGCGCGCGGCCTTGCCACCAACGGCTACAACGCCAACCTGCAAAGCACGGTCGCGATCTATATCGACGAACTGCCGATTTCCGCAAACGGCAACTCGACGATCCTTGACCCGAACCTTTACGACGTCGAACGCGTCGAGTTCCTGCGCGGGCCGCAGGGCACACTGTTCGGCTCGGGCTCGCTTGCCGGTGCCGTGCGTATCCTGAACAAGAACCCGGACCTTGACGAGTTCGAGGCATCGGCCCTTGTGGATTATGGTCTCACGGGCTCGGATTCCCTGCGCCAGCGCTATAACGGCATGGTCAACGTTCCGATTGTCGATAACGAGCTGGCGCTGCGTGTTGTTGCCTTCCGCCGCGACGAGGATGGTTATGTCGATAACGTCCTCACCGGTGTTGAAGACGCCAACGCCCACAAAAGCTGGGGTGGCCGCGCCATTCTGCTGTGGGAGCCGACCGAGAAACTGTCGCTTCGCCTGATGGCTTCGCACGAGGATAGCAAGCCCGAGGATTCGTCGCTGGTGAACCCGGCGCTTGGCCGCAACAAGCGCAATTCGGAGCGTCCTGACCTCTTCAATGCGAACCTCGACAATTACAACGCCACGCTGGATTACCAGTTCGACGGGGCGACACTGACGAGCTCGTCGACCTATTCGGAGTTTGACCAGACCTTCTTCGTCGATCTCGCAAACACCTTCGGCTTCACCATTCCGTTCCGGCTGGATGCTTCGGCCTACGACAAGATTTTCGTTCAGGAAACGCGCATCGTTTCCGATCCGGGCGAGAAGATCGATTGGGTCATCGGTGGCTTCTATTATTACAAGCGTCGGGACGTGGACTATGAGTATCGCGCGTCGGAAGAATTCCTTGCCGCACGCGGGCTCACCGGGCTTGACGGCGACACCTACCAGTCGTTCGGGGCACACACGAAGTCGAACGAACTCGCTGCCTTCGGCGAGCTGACCTATCATATTTCGGATGACCTGTGGCTCACCGGCGGCCTGCGCTATGGCAGCACCGACGTGCAATCCTTCACCGAGGAAGGCGGCTACAACAGCAACTATCTGGCGGCGGCACTGGGTGGTCTCACGGGCCCCCTGACCATCACGCCGGTGGTGGCGGCTGAAGGTGACAAGGCCAAGGCCAGTAAGCTTTCCTACAAGGCGAGCCTGTCCTATCGCATGTCGCAGGAAGTGACGACTTACGCCACGATCTCGACCGGCTTCCGTTCGCCCATCGTGAACGCCCGCGCAGGCCTTTCGAGCGTTGTGGACCCGAACGACATCATCATTCCTTACGGCGCATCGAGCGACAAGCTCACCAACTATGAGGTTGGCCTCAAGGGGCGCTGGCTGAACGGTGCGCTGACCGCCAACCTCGCGGCCTATGTCATCGACTGGAAAAACATCCAGGTGCAGGCAAACCGCGTGTCGGATTCGGTGCAGTTCGCCACCAATATCGGCGCGGCCCGCTCCAAGGGGATCGAGTTCGAGATTGCGGCAAGCCCCGCCGAAGGGCTGGACATCAACCTGAATGGCTCGTTCAACGACTCCAAGGTGGTCAGCCTGACGCCCGAAGAGGCCGCCATTTCGGGTGCGGTTGAAGGGGCACAGCTGGCGTCGCCGCACTTCCAGGGCTCGGCAACGGTGAAATACAGCTTCGATGTCAGCGATGACATGCAGGGCTTCGCCGCCGGCACAATCAGCCATGTCGGCAGTTTCCCCGGGCTCTTCCAGAATGTGCCGGGTCGCCCGAACC